In Ignavibacteriales bacterium, a single genomic region encodes these proteins:
- a CDS encoding polysaccharide deacetylase family protein gives MSDSTSRLVISVDLDEWYHVRWATGSANSRWEEPAAFFKEVYGLDRCRGDIERPTNEILDLFDSQNVRATFFILGEVGHAYPHLVREIGNRKHEIASHSFRHIDLWMHTRESFQRELRDAKSVLEDLSGQQVVGFRAPNLVIEDWIVPILREEGFLYDSSVCPSRKLMGKFKNSRELPSIPYRLSADSFIPGEGSMIEIPIPTFPYLRLPAATGIATRVIGRPWTSVALRSSLRAGDSLYYFHPYELTLPPAIGGLTAYQKLFMRRTGSWMLRSVKNLLSEFSGVRKATCREVARSFERAPL, from the coding sequence ATGAGTGACTCGACATCCCGGCTCGTGATTTCCGTCGATCTCGATGAGTGGTATCACGTGCGATGGGCGACCGGATCTGCGAACTCGCGCTGGGAGGAGCCCGCGGCTTTCTTCAAAGAAGTGTATGGATTGGATCGATGCCGTGGAGACATTGAACGACCGACGAACGAGATCCTCGATCTGTTCGACTCTCAAAACGTAAGGGCGACATTCTTCATCCTTGGCGAAGTCGGTCATGCTTATCCCCATCTCGTGAGGGAGATCGGCAACAGGAAGCATGAAATCGCGAGTCATAGCTTTCGCCATATCGATCTATGGATGCATACACGAGAATCATTTCAGCGGGAATTGAGAGATGCAAAATCCGTGTTGGAGGACCTGTCCGGACAACAGGTTGTAGGATTCCGCGCACCAAACCTTGTTATTGAGGATTGGATCGTGCCGATTCTGAGAGAGGAAGGCTTCCTGTACGATTCGTCGGTCTGCCCGTCGCGAAAGTTGATGGGGAAATTCAAGAATTCTCGAGAGCTCCCTTCGATTCCGTACAGGCTCTCGGCGGATTCTTTTATTCCGGGCGAGGGGTCTATGATTGAGATCCCGATCCCGACATTCCCTTATTTGAGGCTTCCGGCTGCGACCGGAATTGCAACTCGCGTGATTGGCCGGCCATGGACTTCGGTTGCATTGCGAAGTTCTCTGAGGGCCGGAGATTCATTGTACTACTTCCATCCATATGAGCTGACTCTCCCTCCAGCGATCGGAGGACTGACGGCGTACCAGAAGCTCTTCATGAGACGAACTGGATCATGGATGCTTCGAAGTGTGAAGAATCTGCTCTCCGAATTTTCGGGGGTGCGAAAAGCGACGTGCCGTGAAGTGGCGAGGAGCTTTGAACGTGCTCCGCTGTGA
- a CDS encoding glycosyltransferase family 2 protein has translation MYRKKCIAVVVPAYNEEKLIGRVVETMPRFVDHVVVVNDCSTDQTRGVLEKLRKSHPKLVLIDHQQNRGVGGAIATGYKWARDNRVDVAAVMGGDAQMDPSELAKLVDPVVRGWTDYAKGNRLFSGDAWKIIPRTRYIGNSILSFLTKIASGYWHVADSQSGYTAISKKALQMIDWDEMYPRYGQPNDLLVRLNVFNFRVVDVPVTPVYNIGEKSGIKLERIVFTLSVLLLRRFIWRMKQKYIIRDFHPLVLFYGLGFLLLFVAFLLGVRLLFFFFAQNSTPSMNAMAFLFTATTGFQSLFFAMWFDMFSNRDLKGKTSDE, from the coding sequence ATGTATAGGAAGAAATGTATCGCAGTCGTAGTTCCCGCCTACAACGAGGAAAAGCTCATTGGACGAGTCGTGGAGACGATGCCGAGATTTGTTGACCATGTCGTCGTCGTCAACGATTGCAGCACAGACCAAACGAGAGGGGTGCTTGAGAAGCTCCGGAAATCTCATCCAAAGCTCGTGCTCATTGACCATCAGCAAAACCGCGGCGTGGGTGGGGCCATCGCTACCGGTTACAAATGGGCAAGAGACAACCGAGTCGACGTCGCCGCCGTTATGGGGGGGGATGCCCAGATGGATCCGAGTGAGCTCGCGAAGCTGGTTGATCCCGTCGTCCGTGGTTGGACTGACTATGCGAAAGGAAACCGCCTCTTCTCCGGAGATGCTTGGAAAATCATCCCGAGAACGCGCTACATCGGAAACTCAATATTGTCATTCCTCACAAAGATAGCTTCCGGTTACTGGCATGTTGCCGACTCGCAATCCGGATATACAGCGATCAGCAAGAAGGCGCTGCAGATGATCGACTGGGACGAGATGTACCCAAGGTACGGCCAACCCAACGACTTGCTTGTCCGACTCAACGTATTCAATTTCAGAGTGGTGGATGTCCCCGTCACGCCGGTTTATAACATCGGCGAGAAATCAGGGATCAAGTTGGAACGTATCGTCTTCACGCTTTCCGTTCTGCTCCTCAGGCGTTTCATCTGGCGCATGAAGCAGAAGTACATCATTCGCGACTTTCACCCGCTCGTTCTCTTCTATGGTCTCGGATTCTTGTTGCTGTTTGTGGCCTTTCTCCTTGGAGTAAGGCTCCTCTTTTTCTTCTTTGCACAGAACTCAACACCAAGCATGAACGCGATGGCATTCCTGTTCACTGCGACGACGGGCTTCCAAAGCCTGTTCTTCGCAATGTGGTTTGACATGTTCTCCAATCGCGACCTGAAGGGAAAGACGTCGGATGAGTGA
- a CDS encoding polysaccharide deacetylase family protein: MKESAPRSSSFLSFDVEDWYQGFIYRNISGWEKYPSREEASVDHILNLLSEHGVKATFFVVGRYAHAHPDVVKRIAVSGHEIASHGYEHQPVPLLGRTGFREDVRRSLDTLEVITGSKVRGYRAASWSVTPECSWAFDELAEMGLDYDSSVFPTRFHAYGFPGAPTYPHRIVVQSGKSILEFPAQTWSLGPLKIPSAGGFYLRALPLFISLWALRQSVNRGRAGMVYLHPYDLDDEVPRLKTGFVFHIIRYHNLDKTEGYLRCLLKEFKFTPIRDYLDNPSGAITG; this comes from the coding sequence ATGAAGGAGTCCGCACCAAGGTCTTCCAGTTTCCTTTCCTTCGATGTCGAAGATTGGTACCAAGGATTCATTTACAGGAACATCTCCGGTTGGGAGAAGTATCCTTCTCGGGAAGAAGCAAGTGTCGATCACATTCTTAATTTGCTCAGTGAACATGGAGTGAAAGCGACGTTCTTCGTCGTCGGTCGATACGCCCACGCTCATCCAGACGTTGTGAAGCGGATCGCGGTGAGCGGTCATGAGATTGCTTCGCACGGGTATGAACATCAACCCGTCCCGCTGCTTGGTCGCACTGGCTTCCGTGAAGATGTGAGGCGCTCCCTGGATACCCTCGAGGTGATAACGGGCTCGAAAGTGCGAGGCTACCGTGCCGCAAGTTGGTCAGTCACACCCGAGTGCTCATGGGCGTTCGACGAGCTCGCAGAGATGGGTTTGGACTATGATTCAAGTGTATTCCCAACGAGATTCCACGCTTATGGCTTCCCGGGTGCACCGACGTACCCTCATAGGATTGTCGTACAATCCGGGAAATCGATACTGGAATTCCCGGCGCAGACCTGGTCGCTCGGGCCGCTGAAAATCCCCTCAGCCGGAGGTTTCTATTTGCGCGCCTTGCCTCTATTCATTTCACTTTGGGCTTTGCGCCAGTCCGTCAATAGAGGACGGGCTGGAATGGTGTATCTTCACCCCTATGATCTTGATGATGAGGTCCCGCGGCTGAAAACCGGGTTCGTTTTTCACATAATCCGGTATCACAATCTCGACAAGACCGAGGGTTACCTGAGGTGCTTGCTGAAGGAGTTCAAGTTTACTCCGATCCGTGACTATCTTGACAATCCGTCGGGAGCTATTACCGGCTGA
- a CDS encoding lysylphosphatidylglycerol synthase transmembrane domain-containing protein, translating into MQKYGKWLKLVGIILWLYIILQLDFGKVVKVFSAIDFRWFLAATACLVGTYCFKALRWRTVLTLQRVHYGIFKTIGITFLSSFFGLVIPGKLGDVIKLTYTKSSGLPFARGLVSIVLDRIYDLAVLLSLSLFGLFYFSGVFISEVWEISLILGVLALMTLLVLTQRMRLFKMMKKFLRLVLSSSSYATLSEGWEAFRMDFGKVLGKTFLPMLGLSVLAYFCMFCQFYALARGIGLNPPFSYLGLSLAVATLVSLLPISVGGLGTREAVFIIMLNKISITSESAVLLSFIDLALFAVLIPALFSLPFWLRREE; encoded by the coding sequence GTGCAGAAGTACGGTAAATGGCTCAAGCTTGTCGGGATCATACTGTGGCTGTATATCATACTGCAGCTCGATTTCGGGAAAGTCGTGAAGGTATTCAGTGCCATCGATTTCCGATGGTTCCTTGCTGCGACTGCCTGCTTGGTAGGCACTTACTGCTTCAAAGCACTGAGATGGCGAACCGTATTGACTCTCCAGCGGGTGCATTACGGCATTTTCAAAACGATAGGCATAACCTTCTTGAGCTCATTTTTCGGCCTTGTGATTCCAGGGAAATTGGGTGACGTCATCAAGCTGACTTATACAAAGAGTTCCGGCCTTCCTTTCGCACGAGGTTTGGTGAGCATCGTGCTCGATCGCATCTATGATCTGGCGGTTCTTCTGAGTCTTAGCCTTTTCGGCTTGTTCTATTTCTCAGGTGTTTTTATCTCTGAGGTTTGGGAGATCAGTCTGATTCTGGGAGTTCTGGCACTGATGACCCTGTTGGTTCTTACGCAGAGGATGCGGTTGTTCAAAATGATGAAGAAATTCCTCAGGTTAGTCCTCAGCAGTTCCTCATATGCCACCCTGTCAGAGGGATGGGAAGCGTTCAGGATGGATTTTGGCAAGGTTCTTGGGAAGACTTTTCTTCCTATGCTCGGCCTCTCGGTACTCGCATATTTCTGTATGTTCTGTCAATTCTACGCACTTGCGCGGGGGATCGGACTCAACCCGCCGTTTTCATATCTGGGCCTGAGCCTTGCCGTTGCAACCCTCGTTTCATTGCTGCCGATCTCTGTTGGGGGGCTGGGAACAAGAGAGGCGGTGTTCATCATAATGTTAAACAAGATCTCCATTACTTCGGAATCGGCCGTCCTCCTGTCTTTCATCGATCTTGCTCTTTTTGCAGTCCTCATCCCAGCACTTTTCAGTCTTCCATTTTGGCTGCGGAGGGAAGAATGA
- a CDS encoding GNAT family N-acetyltransferase → MIEVQDVPEARIKEWNDFVFSHPDATYVHQYGWAAAIGRSYGFRVFHLAATKGERIIAVLPAVAIKRPFASPSAICLPFSGYAGPLLAPDYDVYTVLSIFQRYLQIEGIPRLELWQPCGEEAAFGEECTLKLRLPDSAEKLWRSFDSKVRNLIRKGERSGVTLQWGIEQLDDFYEVYSQNMSRLGTPVHSRFFFSEICSNLEQGIDVLTVRKDRHAIAAMVVAKFQRKLADPWASSLHQFNHLSPNMLLYWEVLRYGCENGYEEFDFGRSRKGSGTFSFKKQWGAVPFSLEVIRVTAQGASRTDAAQIYRGKAARAFSAAWMLLPLPIAGWLGPKLRKFLP, encoded by the coding sequence ATGATCGAGGTTCAGGATGTCCCTGAAGCGAGAATAAAAGAGTGGAATGATTTCGTCTTCTCGCATCCGGATGCAACTTATGTCCACCAGTACGGATGGGCTGCTGCGATCGGGCGATCCTACGGATTTCGAGTATTTCATCTCGCAGCTACAAAAGGCGAGCGAATTATTGCGGTGTTGCCCGCCGTAGCAATCAAGAGACCGTTCGCTTCGCCTTCTGCTATCTGTCTGCCTTTTTCTGGCTATGCCGGTCCGCTCCTCGCTCCGGACTACGATGTATACACAGTTTTGTCGATATTTCAGAGGTACCTTCAAATCGAGGGAATCCCGAGACTCGAACTCTGGCAACCGTGTGGAGAGGAAGCCGCGTTCGGTGAAGAGTGTACGCTCAAGCTGAGACTGCCCGATTCTGCGGAGAAGCTCTGGCGGAGCTTCGACTCCAAGGTGCGCAATCTCATCAGGAAGGGAGAACGCTCAGGTGTTACACTCCAGTGGGGCATCGAGCAGCTTGATGATTTCTACGAAGTGTACTCTCAGAACATGTCTCGCTTGGGTACTCCAGTACATTCAAGATTCTTCTTCTCAGAGATCTGTAGCAATCTAGAACAAGGAATTGATGTGCTGACTGTCCGAAAAGACCGACATGCGATTGCTGCGATGGTTGTCGCCAAGTTCCAGCGGAAGCTCGCAGATCCTTGGGCTTCGTCACTTCATCAATTCAACCATTTGTCGCCGAACATGCTTCTGTATTGGGAAGTTCTGCGATACGGTTGCGAAAATGGATACGAAGAGTTTGATTTCGGGCGGAGCAGAAAGGGATCAGGGACATTCAGCTTCAAGAAACAGTGGGGCGCAGTTCCTTTTTCTCTCGAGGTGATCCGGGTGACCGCGCAAGGCGCGAGTCGAACCGATGCAGCACAGATTTATAGGGGGAAGGCCGCGAGGGCGTTCAGTGCCGCATGGATGCTCCTGCCTCTTCCGATCGCAGGTTGGTTGGGGCCAAAACTCAGGAAATTTCTCCCGTAA
- a CDS encoding glycosyltransferase family 2 protein, with amino-acid sequence MKRILVAIPVLNEAESLGAILDRVRSIKIRGARLSVLVVDDGSTDGSATIAKGHGAALISHGANRGLGAAFRSAVRYALASGVDVMATIDGDGQFDPNDLPKLINPILEDQSDFVTASRFRTLEYVPVMPKIKFWGNRRIAQIVNRLAGTALHDVSCGFRAYSRESLLALDLIGDFTYTHEVILTLAFRGIRMMEVDVKVRGSREHGESRVAGSIVRYALLSSLILLRNFRDYRPLAIFGIPAIVVAATGILCLFYFSISSIILQEFYPKVLAFIGAFMLLFATILSITALLADMFTRIRMQLEETKRNLLRLKR; translated from the coding sequence ATGAAGAGGATCCTTGTAGCAATCCCGGTACTCAACGAAGCGGAGAGTTTGGGGGCTATTCTTGATCGAGTCCGATCGATCAAAATTCGCGGTGCGCGGCTTTCAGTCCTTGTCGTGGATGACGGCTCGACGGATGGTTCGGCGACGATTGCCAAAGGGCATGGCGCAGCATTGATCTCTCACGGCGCAAACCGTGGATTGGGTGCCGCCTTCCGTTCCGCTGTTCGCTATGCTCTCGCGTCCGGTGTCGATGTAATGGCCACTATTGACGGTGACGGGCAATTTGATCCGAACGATTTGCCAAAACTCATCAATCCAATCCTCGAGGACCAATCGGATTTCGTAACTGCCTCGAGATTTCGCACTCTGGAGTACGTCCCGGTCATGCCCAAAATCAAGTTCTGGGGGAATCGTCGCATTGCTCAGATTGTCAACAGGCTAGCGGGAACGGCACTTCATGATGTGTCATGCGGATTCAGGGCCTACTCGAGGGAGTCGCTTCTGGCGCTGGACCTTATCGGAGACTTCACGTACACCCATGAAGTCATCCTCACCCTGGCGTTTCGTGGAATCCGAATGATGGAGGTTGATGTGAAGGTACGCGGCAGCCGGGAACACGGAGAATCCCGTGTTGCAGGGAGCATCGTTCGCTACGCACTCCTTTCGAGCCTGATACTGCTTCGAAATTTCAGGGACTATCGTCCTCTCGCGATTTTTGGTATACCTGCGATTGTCGTGGCCGCGACCGGCATACTCTGTCTTTTCTATTTCTCGATTAGCTCGATCATTCTGCAGGAATTCTATCCGAAAGTCTTGGCATTCATCGGTGCGTTCATGCTTCTGTTCGCGACAATCTTATCTATTACTGCGCTGTTGGCGGATATGTTCACGCGTATCCGGATGCAACTGGAGGAGACGAAAAGGAATCTTCTCAGGTTGAAGCGATGA
- a CDS encoding class I SAM-dependent methyltransferase encodes MPPRDFERLDFASNYRSGNPVIRFLLSRFYKRLETLINSLLGNLASILEVGSGEGYSTSIISNLIRDRGIALFTSDLVPELVSRNRERSGENRLLVQDITELAVKSKKVDMAIALEVLEHLPEPEIGVKELARVARCHVLVSVPFEPWWRLGNIARGAYLRDLGNTPDHLNHWGKKGLRRLLEREFTNVKIYTTFPWLLAVCTHIQPE; translated from the coding sequence ATGCCACCACGGGATTTCGAACGCCTTGATTTCGCTAGCAACTACAGATCTGGTAACCCTGTCATACGGTTCCTGCTGAGCAGGTTCTACAAGAGACTTGAAACTCTGATTAACTCGCTCCTTGGGAACCTGGCTTCGATACTGGAAGTGGGCTCAGGTGAAGGTTATTCTACTTCCATTATTTCGAACCTCATTCGAGACAGAGGAATTGCTCTGTTCACGTCTGACCTGGTCCCTGAGCTTGTGTCTCGAAATAGGGAGAGGTCAGGGGAAAACAGACTGCTTGTTCAAGATATCACGGAGCTTGCGGTCAAATCAAAGAAGGTAGACATGGCGATAGCCCTTGAGGTTCTTGAGCACCTTCCTGAGCCCGAAATAGGAGTGAAGGAACTGGCACGCGTGGCTCGCTGCCATGTCCTGGTAAGTGTGCCTTTCGAACCGTGGTGGAGACTTGGCAACATCGCCCGAGGTGCATACCTGAGGGATCTTGGCAATACTCCCGACCATTTGAACCATTGGGGTAAAAAGGGTCTACGCAGGCTCTTGGAAAGAGAATTCACCAACGTGAAAATTTATACGACCTTTCCCTGGCTCCTTGCGGTATGCACGCACATACAACCCGAGTGA
- a CDS encoding acyltransferase, which translates to MAYFKHETAVVDEPCVIGEGTKIWHFCHIQKGVKIGEHCVFGQNCNVANDVVIGSNVKVQNNVSIYTGTTIEDDVFLGPSCVLTNVSNPRSQINRHSLYEGTTLRRGCTVGANATVVCGVTLGRYSFIAAGAVVTKAVPDYGLVVGVPGRLIGWMSRHAHRLYFDKSGIGTCPESGFRYKLGTDGVKCLDLVEDQPLPTEHSLGTKSYRDFATKG; encoded by the coding sequence ATGGCATACTTCAAACATGAAACTGCGGTCGTTGACGAGCCCTGTGTCATCGGCGAGGGGACGAAGATCTGGCACTTCTGCCACATACAGAAAGGGGTGAAAATCGGAGAGCACTGTGTGTTTGGTCAGAACTGCAATGTCGCCAACGATGTGGTGATTGGTTCAAACGTTAAGGTACAGAACAATGTTTCTATCTACACGGGCACCACTATTGAAGACGATGTTTTCCTTGGGCCGTCATGCGTTCTCACAAACGTTTCAAATCCGCGCTCGCAAATAAACAGACATAGCCTCTATGAAGGAACAACTCTGCGACGTGGTTGCACGGTCGGTGCCAATGCGACAGTGGTTTGCGGCGTGACGCTGGGACGATATTCGTTCATTGCCGCCGGCGCGGTTGTGACGAAAGCGGTACCTGACTATGGGCTGGTCGTCGGTGTACCAGGCAGGTTGATTGGCTGGATGAGTCGTCACGCCCACAGATTGTACTTTGATAAATCGGGAATTGGGACATGCCCCGAAAGCGGTTTCCGGTACAAACTGGGGACTGACGGCGTGAAATGTCTTGACTTGGTAGAAGACCAACCCCTTCCTACTGAACACTCTTTAGGTACCAAATCATACAGGGACTTCGCGACAAAGGGATAG
- a CDS encoding Gfo/Idh/MocA family oxidoreductase, translating into MNKNFAITGVAGYVAPRHLRAIRDTGNHLVAATDPRDSVGLLDHYSFDVRFFPEFERFDRHLEKLRRGPEDYRVHYLSVCSPNYLHDAHIRLALRTGADAICEKPLVINPWNLDVLQELERETGKRVFTILQLRLHPLLIELKQQLSKDTSGHRHKVVLTYVSARGPWYDTSWKGIEERSGGLATNIGIHFFDLLLWLFGASQGFEVHVNERNRMAGSLELRNADVSWFLSVTSTDLPFVAVPGAKSTYRSMLIDGKEIEFTEGFGDLHTRVYEQTLRGQGFGIDEARASIELAYAIRHSPVEVMGNNTHPYFLKGTPKESA; encoded by the coding sequence ATGAACAAGAATTTCGCCATCACCGGAGTTGCCGGGTATGTGGCTCCGCGTCACCTGCGCGCAATTCGGGATACAGGGAACCACCTGGTGGCTGCGACCGACCCACGAGACTCCGTTGGCTTGCTCGATCACTACTCCTTCGACGTCAGATTCTTTCCAGAATTCGAGCGATTCGACCGGCATCTTGAAAAACTGCGACGCGGACCGGAAGATTACAGGGTTCATTATTTGAGTGTTTGTTCCCCCAACTACCTTCACGATGCGCACATTCGTTTGGCTCTGCGTACGGGCGCAGATGCCATCTGCGAGAAACCTCTGGTTATAAACCCGTGGAACCTGGATGTCTTGCAGGAACTGGAGAGGGAAACTGGCAAGCGCGTGTTCACGATCCTTCAACTTCGGCTCCATCCATTGCTCATTGAGCTGAAGCAACAATTGTCCAAGGACACCTCCGGACACCGACACAAAGTTGTGCTGACGTACGTTTCGGCGCGAGGTCCTTGGTATGATACGTCCTGGAAGGGAATTGAGGAACGTTCCGGAGGGCTGGCTACCAACATCGGGATCCATTTCTTCGATTTGCTCCTGTGGCTCTTTGGCGCGAGCCAGGGTTTTGAGGTTCATGTCAATGAAAGGAACCGCATGGCCGGTTCACTCGAACTGCGTAACGCGGATGTGTCGTGGTTCCTTTCCGTGACCTCGACAGATCTCCCGTTCGTCGCGGTGCCCGGGGCGAAGTCGACCTATCGGTCGATGCTGATCGATGGCAAGGAAATTGAATTCACCGAGGGATTCGGGGATTTGCACACTCGGGTTTATGAACAGACTTTGCGGGGTCAAGGGTTTGGCATTGATGAGGCGAGGGCCTCCATTGAGCTTGCGTACGCTATTCGCCATTCACCCGTGGAGGTCATGGGAAACAACACTCACCCGTATTTCCTGAAAGGAACACCAAAGGAGAGCGCCTGA